The window CATGGTCACGTCAGCGTGGATCTGCTCCGGCAGCCGGGGCAGAACCTCCTCCACACCCGCCACCTGGGCCATCCCAGCGAGGATCTCCTGCTGCAGGGCACTCCATTCCTTCGGGTACCTCCGGAGGATCCTCGCCGCCTGATTGCGGGCCTCTCCTGTCGTGGCGATGCCGTGGTGGGCCCCGACCACCGCTCCGAGCGCATTCGCCACCCTTTTCGGGCAGCCCCGCTTCTGCAACCAGTCACTGACCAGCAGCTCACCGACGAGTCCGTGCTGGAAGTGTCGCGAGCCCTCCTCGACCTTCGACATCTTCATGGGCAGCCCGGTGGCCGCGATGTCGTCGACGATGAGCCTCCCGAGTTCGTCATGTTCAATCTGCCGCACGAACTTGAGCGTCGCCTTGGCCACGTCATGCGTGCCCGCCAGAAAAAGGAACAGCGTCCGCAGATCCGACTCCGCGATACCGGACTTCTTCTCCAGTGATTTCTTCACCGACTCCGCCAACCACTCATCCCACAGGACAGCGCCCACACAGGCCACGTCCCCCAGATGCTGGACGAGCGGCAGATATCCGAACTCATCGCCGGGTTTAGCCCACAGCACACGCAACTCAGGCGAAGAGGAGTCGATGAACTGCTCCACACGTTCGAAGAACGGCAGGTCCATGTCGGGTGCGACCAATAGGCTCATGTTCATGACGCTAGCTTCCTACACAAAACGTGTCAAGCGCTAGATCAAAACCATGTTTACAGTTATATTGATGCCATGCTTTACGAATCCCCCCTCGGCGCATTAGCGTTGCAGTTGGCCCGCGTCAGCCGGCATGAGCCATGCAACCATGGCTGTGAGCTACCGAAGCTCTCCTCTCCCCGCGTCAGCGGGGCTCTGCGGCACGCGGCCCCCAACTCGTCACACCAATTCGCCAGCAAGGTTAGCCCTTTCCCCGCCCCTCCCCACCCCCCGGTGTCAAAGATAAGCCTTATCCTTGACGCCCCTCGGGCGGAAGTGAAGGATAAGGGCTATGTCTGATTGGATAGAGAAGCACTGGCCCGGAGCCGACGGCCCCGGGCTGAGTCGCAGAGCCAGGATGGGAGGTCCCTATCGGGCCTTCCTTCCGGATCCGCTCATCACTCGCCGTATCAACATCCCGGCAGCTCTGTCCCGGAAGGCGAGTCACGTTGAACAGCAGATCCTCTCACTGTCCAACCGTGGCTCCCTCCACACCACAGGCACCGGCCTGGAGGGAATTTCCCGCTTCCTTCTCCGGTCGGAGGCCATTTCCTCCTCCCGGATCGAAGGCATCGCCCCGCAACCGGACAAAGTGGCCATCGCGGAACTGCGCTTAGAACCTGGGGCGCCTTCAGCAAGTGTCGCCCAGCTGGTGGCCAACAACGTAGCCATCCTGCAGCAGCTGAGTGAGAAAGTCCGACGTACAGAAACCATCGGTCTGGCCGAGATTATCGAAGCCCAGGAGCTCCTCCTCAGGAACCCGCGCATCAGCGGCATCCGGGAGACCCAGAACTGGATCGGAGGATCCGACTACTCCCCCATCGAGGCTGAGTTCGTCCCGCCTCCCCCGGAGGTGGTTCCCGGACTGATGGATGACCTGATCGAATACCTCAACGGTGCCACTCATGGCGCACTTATTCAGGCAGCGCTCGTGCATGCCCAGTTCGAGACGATTCATCCGTTCGCAGACGGCAACGGCCGCGTCGGCCGAGCACTCATTCACGTCGTCCTGCAGCGCCGCGGTCTGGTGGACTACCCGGTCCTACCTGTCAGCATGGTCCTGGGCACCTGGTCCGACCGGTATATCCACGGGCTCACCCGGTTCCGGGCACCTGATTCCGGGTCTGCCGGACTGAGTGAGTGGCTGGATGTCTTCATCTCTGCTGCTGAAGAAGCTGCCACGCAGGCGACACGGATCTCCCGTGAGATTGATGAACTCCGTGCTGAGTGGCGGGAACGTGTCGATGCCCACCGGAAGTCACAGGGCATGGACCTGACCCCTGTTTGGTAGACACCCGACAACCCGGCTTTCTGCCGGGGAAGAAAGGTAACCTGCCACCATGCCGATCAAGACCTACA of the Corynebacterium humireducens NBRC 106098 = DSM 45392 genome contains:
- a CDS encoding Fic family protein, yielding MSDWIEKHWPGADGPGLSRRARMGGPYRAFLPDPLITRRINIPAALSRKASHVEQQILSLSNRGSLHTTGTGLEGISRFLLRSEAISSSRIEGIAPQPDKVAIAELRLEPGAPSASVAQLVANNVAILQQLSEKVRRTETIGLAEIIEAQELLLRNPRISGIRETQNWIGGSDYSPIEAEFVPPPPEVVPGLMDDLIEYLNGATHGALIQAALVHAQFETIHPFADGNGRVGRALIHVVLQRRGLVDYPVLPVSMVLGTWSDRYIHGLTRFRAPDSGSAGLSEWLDVFISAAEEAATQATRISREIDELRAEWRERVDAHRKSQGMDLTPVW